In the genome of Magnolia sinica isolate HGM2019 chromosome 2, MsV1, whole genome shotgun sequence, one region contains:
- the LOC131238047 gene encoding serine/arginine-rich SC35-like splicing factor SCL30: MGAISERFRRDLRKEAYDETHNTGSLESNIHITKKENETQKGKSIDDWTQVRRKTRGYWKGSNKYDSLPTLFVRGFPSGWFPLNLERVFGRAGAVMDVIMPRDKGNGQYRGFALIKMSMEEELSRAVSMLHSQSFGGEKLLVQRAQFGPEISNEGEKYSKK, encoded by the coding sequence ATGGGGGCTATCAGCGAACGATTCCGGCGTGACCTACGCAAAGAAGCCTACGATGAGACGCACAACACGGGATCACTCGAAtctaacatacacatcacgaAAAAGGAAAATGAGACCCAAAAGGGGAAGTCGATCGACGACTGGACCCAGGTGAGGAGAAAAACACGGGGCTATTGGAAGGGGAGTAACAAATATGATTCCCTCCCGACTCTGTTTGTGAGGGGATTCCCTTCAGGTTGGTTCCCTCTCAACCTTGAAAGGGTTTTCGGGAGAGCAGGGGCAGTGATGGATGTCATAATGCCTAGAGATAAAGGGAATGGCCAGTATAGGGGCTTTGCTCTCATCAAAATGAGCATGGAGGAAGAGCTCTCGCGAGCTGTATCGATGCTTCACAGCCAGAGTTTTGGGGGGGAGAAACTTCTTGTGCAACGTGCACAATTTGGGCCAGAGATatcaaatgaaggggaaaaatacaGCAAAAAATGA